The genomic window CATTGGCAAGTTCTATTGGGTCTGCACGTAGCGCATGTCAGCTCAACCCTCCAGCCATTTTTCCAATGTGACTGAGCATGTATATAGACTTACTGTGTTCGACAAACTGCTTATCCTTGTCATTAACACCCGGTAAAGCAGTAAGATTCAACAACCATGGTCTCGCCTGCACAAGAGCTGCGTGGAGTTTTCGCAAAGAGGAAGTGGTTGGCTGTGTGAGTACGCGGGCGAGTATATGTTGCAGATCTGAGAACTGGTCTGGGTCCCATTGCTGTATGGGTAGGGCGGACATCATGTCCTGAGGAGGGGAAACCGAAAGCGATGAAGGAAAAATATGTACTGTTCGACAGTCTACCAGTGATTAGAGTGTTTAGAATACCCAATTCTCGTGCAGCTTCTTTCTACATTTACGTAACATTTCAATTGCATCACGTGATATAAAAAGTTGGGCGATGAGGCACCACCGTCTCTCTTCATCTATTTTTATTTATCTCATCTCCTATAATATTCATATCTATTTAAGACTATCCACCATGTCCCATCTCCCCACTGAAGTTCCTATGTAAGTATACTGCATCTACACGCTGACTGGAAAACTATACAAATACTCATTTCCCCAGGCTCCGATTGAGCTACAATGATATCCACAAGGCTATCCAAGACACCGCCGTCGAGATCAAGAAGGAGTTTGGTACGTCGCTGTCTCACTTGGGAACCTGCCTCAAACTCCCCGTTTGTCTTCTTTACCATGGCTAACATGGGACACATATAGCTCCTACATTGTTTATCGCTATCGGTGGAGGCGGGTTCATTCCCGCCCGTATCTTGCGTACCCAGCTGAAAAACGACGTaaatgggaagaagaggaacaTTCCTATCCAGGCTGTGGGTCTGGTGCTTTACGAGGATATGGGTGGTGTGAGTAATATTTTTGTTTTCCTCTCTTACCCTGTCGGAGTTTGAAAGTAGggggaaagaaaagggatGAAGACGTTTTAGGGTCATGGGCAGGTCAGATGTGGAAAGACGGAACGGACGGAACTTGTTGGGCTACCTCTCCGTTTACCCGTTCTGTCCCTTActttgcttcttctctACAATTTTCTCTTTCCCAAACCACCTCACTAACCCTCTTGTTCCCAATCTTTAGGTTGAAGAGAAAGTCGGCGCTGAAGTTGTCCGCACCCAATGGCTCGACTTTTCCACTCTCGGCGACAACTTTACCCACGGCGGTCTTCTCGGTCGACGGATTCTTATTGTCGACGAAGTTGACGATACCCGTACGACGTTGATGTACTTGGTGAAAGAGCTGCAGAGGGATATCAACAAACAGCTTGAGGATGTGAAAGATGAGgtggagagggagagatTGAGGGCGGAGACAAAGTTGGGTGTTTTTGTGGTTCACAACAAGTAAGTATTCTTTCCGGACCTTTCGACCCATTGCCAGTGTCAGAGCTAACCCTGCCACCTTCCTTCCCAAACAGACTCAAACCCAAAGCCGGTACCCTTCCTGACGACGTCGCCTACTTTTCCGCTGTTGACACCCCCGACGTCTGGCTCGCCTACCCTTGGGAGTGTGATGGCGATATCGATGCGCACGATGCGTTGAGGTCTGATAACCCCAAGATCTAGGGTGATCTCTACTTGatcatccttctccttcccgACTTCCTACCACGCCTTCCCCGATGAGCTATTGATCACTCTCTCATTTCCCGATATGTGTGATTCACTTAATCCATGTCCCTTTGCAACCTCACGA from Cryptococcus gattii WM276 chromosome E, complete sequence includes these protein-coding regions:
- a CDS encoding Transferase, putative (Similar to TIGR gene model, INSD accession AAW43408.1), translated to MSHLPTEVPMLRLSYNDIHKAIQDTAVEIKKEFAPTLFIAIGGGGFIPARILRTQLKNDVNGKKRNIPIQAVGLVLYEDMGGVEEKVGAEVVRTQWLDFSTLGDNFTHGGLLGRRILIVDEVDDTRTTLMYLVKELQRDINKQLEDVKDEVERERLRAETKLGVFVVHNKLKPKAGTLPDDVAYFSAVDTPDVWLAYPWECDGDIDAHDALRSDNPKI